In Caloranaerobacter sp. TR13, a genomic segment contains:
- a CDS encoding CBS domain-containing protein has protein sequence MKVREVMTTNVSVARENSTIKEVADQMKSLNVGSIPVCDSSNRPIGIVTDRDIVIRGLTSGRDNSTPVSSVMTTNVISVSPDTDIHEAARIMADNQIRRLPVVENGKLVGILSIGDLAVRDIYVNEAGDALSSISEPSRPMK, from the coding sequence TTGAAAGTAAGAGAAGTAATGACTACTAATGTTTCAGTTGCTAGAGAAAACAGCACAATAAAAGAAGTAGCAGACCAGATGAAAAGTCTAAATGTTGGTTCTATTCCAGTATGTGACAGCTCTAATAGACCTATAGGGATAGTAACAGATAGAGATATTGTTATTAGAGGATTAACGTCTGGAAGAGACAATTCTACACCTGTATCTAGTGTTATGACAACAAATGTAATATCTGTTTCTCCAGACACAGATATTCATGAAGCAGCAAGAATTATGGCTGATAATCAAATCAGACGACTTCCTGTTGTTGAAAATGGTAAACTTGTAGGTATATTATCAATTGGAGACCTTGCTGTAAGAGATATATATGTAAATGAAGCAGGAGATGCATTATCAAGTATTTCAGAACCAAGTAGACCAATGAAATAG
- a CDS encoding RluA family pseudouridine synthase → MKEVIINKNESNQRLDRFLKKYMPKASKGFLYKMLRKKRIKLNGKKANPNDVIKEGDVLSLYLSEDTINKFKEEFKIQNNKVDIDIVYEDENIILINKPKGMLSHSDRVDSKNDVVNALISYLYSKGEYNPNEEKTFIPSICNRLDRNTSGIIIGAKNFTTLQLMNKAIREKKIKKYYKCIVKGKIQKDFNIKGYMLKDTKKNKAKIFQNYVNGAKKIETGIKVLKNNDKYSLLEIDLITGRTHQIRAHLSYLGHPIIGDIKYGDITTNRFFKEEYNLDSQFLHSYKIKFNGLDDYLAYLNGKSFTASLDDLYKKIIKQLFS, encoded by the coding sequence ATGAAAGAGGTAATTATAAACAAAAACGAAAGCAATCAAAGATTAGATAGATTCTTAAAAAAATATATGCCTAAAGCCTCTAAAGGATTTTTATATAAGATGCTGAGAAAAAAAAGGATAAAGCTAAACGGTAAAAAAGCAAATCCGAATGATGTTATTAAAGAAGGAGATGTATTAAGCTTATACTTATCTGAAGACACGATAAATAAATTTAAAGAAGAATTTAAAATACAAAACAATAAAGTAGATATAGATATAGTATATGAGGATGAAAATATTATTTTAATAAATAAGCCTAAAGGAATGTTATCGCATTCTGATAGAGTAGATAGTAAAAATGACGTTGTAAATGCGTTAATAAGTTATTTATACAGTAAAGGTGAATATAATCCTAATGAAGAAAAGACTTTTATACCATCTATATGTAATAGACTAGATAGAAATACAAGTGGGATTATAATTGGAGCTAAAAATTTTACAACACTACAATTAATGAACAAAGCTATAAGAGAGAAAAAAATAAAAAAATATTATAAATGTATTGTAAAAGGGAAAATACAGAAAGATTTTAATATAAAGGGTTATATGTTAAAAGATACAAAAAAAAATAAAGCAAAGATTTTTCAAAACTATGTAAATGGGGCAAAAAAAATTGAAACAGGTATAAAAGTCTTGAAAAACAATGATAAATATAGTCTACTTGAGATTGATTTGATTACTGGAAGAACGCATCAAATTAGAGCTCATTTGTCTTATTTAGGACATCCTATTATTGGAGATATAAAATATGGAGATATTACTACAAATAGATTTTTCAAGGAAGAATATAATTTAGATAGTCAGTTTTTACATTCATATAAGATAAAATTTAATGGATTAGATGATTACCTAGCGTATTTAAATGGTAAAAGTTTTACTGCTAGTTTAGATGATTTATATAAAAAAATTATTAAACAACTATTTAGTTGA
- a CDS encoding DUF4397 domain-containing protein, whose product MYEWSYNPNFFYNSMNRMHSYVRFLHASPGTFNIDILMNNKDVSTNLSYKDFTEYFPIYHGRYNIKVFPAGNRTKVLIDTDINIPPGSIFTVSVIGKLEDISLYPILDPRLPIPMGKVCLRFIHLSPDTPLVDVRLSNGAVLFSNIGYKQITNYILLAPATYSFDIYLAGTNKRILYVPNASLRPSKFYSIYFVGLSKQEPPLQVLIPLDGNSYLGF is encoded by the coding sequence ATGTATGAATGGAGTTATAATCCTAATTTTTTCTACAATTCTATGAATAGGATGCATTCATACGTACGTTTTTTACATGCTTCTCCAGGCACATTTAATATAGATATTTTAATGAATAACAAAGATGTATCTACAAATCTTTCTTATAAAGATTTTACAGAATATTTTCCTATTTATCATGGTAGATATAATATTAAAGTTTTTCCAGCAGGTAATAGAACTAAGGTTTTAATTGATACAGATATAAATATTCCACCAGGCTCTATTTTTACTGTATCGGTTATTGGAAAGTTAGAAGATATATCTTTATATCCTATTTTAGACCCGAGATTGCCTATACCGATGGGTAAAGTATGCTTAAGATTTATTCACCTATCACCAGATACACCACTAGTAGATGTTAGACTGTCTAATGGTGCTGTTTTATTTTCTAATATAGGTTATAAGCAAATAACAAATTATATATTATTAGCTCCTGCAACCTATAGCTTTGATATTTATTTAGCAGGAACTAATAAAAGAATTTTATATGTTCCAAATGCATCGCTAAGACCAAGTAAGTTCTATTCAATATATTTTGTAGGGTTATCAAAGCAAGAGCCACCATTACAAGTATTAATACCACTGGATGGAAATTCATATCTTGGATTTTAG
- a CDS encoding DUF6648 family protein, which produces MVYCKRESLFDKFFNHRDALIIQYINGDITKREFLKLNFEYIQKMNVKPFTRIDSFEKGMYNYQYYNMLAKYYYMTAMDIKKRNRHFDYYRACIDEANYYYNLKDRATLKLLRFLKFQNVEAYFIKVQSRFLKDKLYEIDLKDYENAILHSKSPWLLKILKDEGVFFEGVRKSLIDSYINEKY; this is translated from the coding sequence GTGGTATATTGTAAAAGAGAAAGTTTATTCGATAAGTTTTTCAATCATAGAGATGCACTTATTATTCAATATATTAATGGTGATATAACTAAAAGAGAATTTTTAAAATTAAACTTTGAGTATATACAAAAAATGAATGTAAAACCGTTTACTAGGATAGATAGTTTTGAAAAAGGAATGTATAATTATCAGTACTATAATATGCTAGCAAAATATTATTACATGACGGCAATGGATATTAAAAAAAGAAATAGGCATTTTGATTATTATAGAGCCTGTATTGATGAAGCAAATTACTATTATAACTTAAAGGACAGAGCTACATTGAAACTACTTAGGTTTTTAAAATTTCAAAATGTAGAAGCATATTTTATTAAAGTACAATCTAGATTTCTTAAGGATAAATTATATGAAATAGATTTAAAAGATTATGAAAATGCAATTTTACATTCAAAAAGTCCATGGCTTTTAAAAATTCTTAAGGACGAAGGTGTATTTTTTGAAGGTGTAAGAAAATCATTAATTGATAGTTATATTAATGAAAAATATTAG
- the pssA gene encoding CDP-diacylglycerol--serine O-phosphatidyltransferase: MKIKGYIPNLFTFLNLSLGILAILYIIQDNYYISSLLILLAALLDRYDGKIARMFNATSSIGKELDSLCDLISFGVAPSILIWHSQLIDIGVLGIIITILFAIAGAYRLARYNVIDFDGIYIGIPITLSGGILAITSLYTIKYKLNVYVLMFIMLTLSYAMVSSKIKLKKR, translated from the coding sequence ATGAAAATTAAAGGGTATATCCCCAATCTATTTACTTTTTTAAATCTATCATTAGGAATACTAGCAATATTGTACATTATTCAAGATAACTATTATATTTCTTCTTTACTTATTTTATTGGCTGCTTTATTAGATAGATATGATGGTAAAATAGCTAGAATGTTTAATGCAACTTCAAGCATAGGTAAAGAATTAGATTCTCTGTGTGATTTAATTTCGTTTGGAGTTGCACCATCAATATTAATTTGGCATAGTCAGCTTATTGATATAGGTGTTTTAGGTATAATAATAACAATTTTATTTGCTATTGCTGGAGCTTACAGGTTAGCTAGATATAATGTTATAGATTTTGATGGCATATATATTGGGATACCAATTACTTTATCGGGAGGTATATTGGCTATAACTTCTTTATATACAATAAAGTATAAGCTTAATGTATATGTTTTAATGTTTATAATGTTAACACTATCATATGCAATGGTAAGTAGTAAAATAAAATTAAAAAAGAGGTAA
- a CDS encoding phosphatidylserine decarboxylase family protein, protein MRNFIISPDGFPYILSLLAITIITGFISIYAAIIPFILLIFVTFFFRNPPRKIKRDDKIILSPADGKILSITEINEDEYLKCKAVKVSIFLSLFNVHVNRTPISGKVEYINYRPGKFLPAFKSHASEINERNTIGLNNGNIKVLVHQITGFIARRIVSWVRTGDVLEQGQLYGLIKFGSCTEVVIPKDKVELKVKEGEVVKGGITVIGVIKDEN, encoded by the coding sequence ATGAGGAATTTTATTATTTCACCTGATGGCTTTCCTTATATTTTATCTTTATTAGCTATTACTATTATAACTGGATTTATAAGTATATATGCAGCAATTATACCATTTATACTTTTAATATTTGTAACCTTCTTTTTTAGAAATCCGCCTAGAAAAATAAAAAGAGATGACAAAATTATTTTATCACCAGCAGATGGTAAAATTTTAAGCATAACTGAAATTAATGAAGATGAATATCTTAAATGTAAAGCCGTTAAAGTAAGTATTTTTTTATCCTTATTTAATGTGCATGTAAACAGAACTCCAATATCAGGTAAAGTTGAATATATAAACTACAGGCCAGGGAAGTTTTTACCAGCTTTTAAAAGCCATGCTTCTGAAATTAATGAGAGAAACACTATAGGGTTAAATAATGGGAATATTAAAGTTTTAGTACATCAGATTACTGGTTTTATTGCAAGACGAATAGTTAGCTGGGTTAGAACAGGAGATGTTTTAGAGCAAGGTCAGCTTTATGGATTAATTAAGTTTGGCTCATGTACCGAAGTTGTAATTCCAAAAGATAAAGTAGAATTAAAAGTTAAGGAAGGCGAAGTTGTAAAAGGCGGAATAACAGTAATTGGAGTGATTAAAGATGAAAATTAA
- a CDS encoding pseudouridine synthase — translation MDKKIRLDKILSNLGYGSRRDIKKVIKNGSVKVNGEIVKDSSYKLNPYKAVIEIDDTIVEYREFIYLMMNKPKGVVSSTDDPISRTVIDLIDERYRVFDPFPVGRLDKDTEGLLIISNDGKLAHNLLSPKKHVEKKYYVEVEGYVTEDDKKIFTEGVVIDGEYKTIPAQLEIIDTDNISKVYLTIREGKFHQVKKMFKAVNKKVVYLKRVSMGRLNLDETLLPGEYRELTEEEIFLLNNS, via the coding sequence ATGGATAAAAAGATTAGATTAGATAAAATACTTTCTAATTTAGGTTATGGCAGTAGAAGAGACATAAAGAAAGTGATAAAAAATGGATCAGTAAAAGTAAATGGCGAAATAGTAAAGGATAGTTCATATAAATTAAACCCATATAAAGCTGTAATTGAAATAGATGATACGATTGTTGAGTATAGAGAATTTATTTACTTGATGATGAATAAACCTAAAGGAGTAGTCTCTTCTACAGATGATCCAATATCAAGAACTGTAATTGACTTAATAGATGAAAGGTATAGAGTATTTGATCCTTTTCCAGTAGGAAGGCTAGATAAAGATACAGAAGGATTATTAATTATTTCTAATGATGGTAAATTAGCACATAATTTATTGTCTCCCAAAAAACATGTTGAGAAAAAATATTATGTAGAAGTAGAAGGATATGTTACTGAAGATGATAAAAAAATTTTTACTGAAGGTGTAGTGATAGATGGTGAATATAAAACTATCCCAGCTCAGCTTGAAATTATTGATACAGATAATATATCAAAAGTTTATCTTACTATTAGAGAAGGTAAATTTCATCAAGTTAAGAAAATGTTTAAAGCGGTGAATAAAAAAGTTGTCTACTTAAAAAGAGTTTCTATGGGTAGATTGAATTTGGATGAGACTTTATTACCTGGGGAATATAGAGAATTAACAGAAGAAGAAATATTTTTACTAAATAATTCTTGA
- a CDS encoding RsmF rRNA methyltransferase first C-terminal domain-containing protein, translating to MNLPEEFLIKMQGLLGNEYNDFIKSYSKESYKGIRVNTLKLSVEDFKKISPFDLREIPWCREGFYIDDFDRVRPGKHPYYHCGLYYIQEPSAMIPVEVLDPKPGDRVLDISAAPGGKATQIGAKLNGKGLLVANDISPKRVKALTKNIEMFGIRNSIVTNETPERLAEKFKYFFDKILVDAPCSGEGMFRKDPKSVKSWSKFSVKQCLRIQKDILKYIPRMLKPGGMLAYSTCTFSPEENEGTIEWFLREFPEFEVVDIKNINVLDRGRPEWVDGRIEIKGTLRAWPHKIKGEGHFIALLRKKDGQIEELKKFSKKSLNCGVYLDFEDLNMKISLKESLHSIGENLYSIPCETPDLTGIKVANLGLYLGKIKKNRFEPSQSLALAFKKEDFRNVIDFSSESIEAIKYLKGETLMLSDKKGWKLVCIDGFPAGWGKQTDSFLKNYYRPEWRMK from the coding sequence ATGAATTTACCAGAAGAATTTTTGATAAAGATGCAGGGATTATTAGGAAATGAATACAATGATTTTATTAAAAGCTATAGTAAAGAATCATACAAGGGTATAAGAGTAAATACATTAAAATTAAGTGTAGAAGATTTTAAGAAAATATCACCTTTTGATTTAAGGGAGATACCTTGGTGCAGGGAAGGTTTTTACATAGATGATTTTGATAGAGTAAGACCAGGTAAACATCCTTATTATCATTGTGGTTTGTATTATATTCAAGAACCAAGCGCAATGATACCGGTTGAAGTTTTAGATCCAAAGCCAGGGGATAGAGTACTTGATATAAGTGCTGCTCCTGGTGGGAAAGCAACTCAGATTGGTGCAAAATTAAATGGTAAGGGATTGCTTGTTGCTAATGATATAAGTCCTAAAAGAGTTAAAGCGTTAACTAAAAATATTGAAATGTTTGGGATTAGAAATTCTATAGTGACAAATGAAACTCCAGAAAGATTAGCCGAAAAGTTTAAGTACTTTTTTGATAAGATTTTAGTTGATGCCCCTTGTTCAGGGGAAGGTATGTTTAGGAAAGACCCAAAATCAGTTAAGAGTTGGAGTAAATTTTCAGTAAAGCAGTGCTTAAGAATACAGAAAGATATATTAAAGTATATTCCTAGAATGTTAAAGCCAGGTGGTATGTTAGCTTATTCAACTTGCACTTTTTCTCCAGAAGAGAATGAAGGTACAATAGAATGGTTTCTAAGAGAGTTTCCTGAGTTCGAGGTTGTTGATATAAAAAATATTAATGTGTTAGATAGAGGAAGACCTGAATGGGTAGATGGCAGAATAGAAATTAAAGGGACTTTAAGAGCATGGCCACATAAAATCAAAGGAGAAGGTCATTTCATAGCTTTACTTAGAAAAAAAGACGGTCAAATTGAAGAACTTAAGAAATTTAGTAAAAAAAGTTTAAATTGCGGTGTTTATTTAGATTTTGAGGATTTGAATATGAAAATATCATTAAAAGAGAGTCTTCATAGTATAGGAGAAAATTTATATAGTATACCTTGTGAAACACCTGATTTAACTGGTATTAAGGTTGCTAATTTAGGTTTATATTTAGGGAAAATCAAAAAAAATAGATTTGAACCTAGTCAGTCATTAGCTTTAGCTTTTAAAAAAGAAGACTTTAGGAATGTAATAGATTTTTCTAGTGAAAGCATAGAGGCAATTAAATATCTTAAAGGTGAAACATTGATGTTAAGTGACAAAAAGGGATGGAAATTAGTATGTATTGATGGATTTCCTGCAGGATGGGGTAAACAGACTGATAGTTTCCTTAAAAACTATTATCGACCTGAATGGAGAATGAAATAA
- the trmB gene encoding tRNA (guanosine(46)-N7)-methyltransferase TrmB, whose product MGRLRRKKGLLERLLEKDNYLVKNPIEYKGKWKEIFDKDKLYIELGTGKGQFITTLAEKNEDVGYIGVEKIADVLFQAVKKAEVKVLNNIKFLLFNVNEIENIFEENEVDRIYINFCDPWPKKRHTKRRLTYRDFLNKYKKILKPNGEIHFKTDNERLFEFSLNEMSEFGLELRDISLNLYRDGDLDTVKTEYEEKFISQGKPIYFVRAIIK is encoded by the coding sequence ATGGGAAGACTAAGGAGAAAGAAAGGTTTATTAGAAAGGCTTTTAGAGAAAGATAATTATTTGGTTAAGAATCCCATTGAATATAAAGGAAAATGGAAAGAGATATTTGATAAAGATAAATTATATATAGAATTGGGGACTGGAAAAGGTCAGTTTATAACAACTTTAGCTGAAAAAAATGAAGATGTTGGATATATTGGAGTTGAGAAAATAGCAGATGTATTGTTTCAAGCTGTAAAAAAGGCAGAGGTTAAAGTATTAAATAATATTAAATTTTTACTTTTTAATGTTAATGAAATAGAAAATATATTTGAAGAAAATGAAGTTGATAGAATTTATATAAACTTTTGTGATCCTTGGCCTAAGAAAAGGCATACTAAAAGGAGATTGACATATAGAGACTTTTTAAATAAATACAAAAAGATATTGAAGCCTAATGGTGAAATTCATTTCAAAACTGATAATGAGAGGCTATTTGAATTTTCATTGAATGAAATGAGTGAATTTGGACTTGAATTAAGAGATATTTCGTTAAATCTTTATAGAGATGGAGATTTAGATACTGTAAAAACAGAATATGAAGAAAAATTTATTAGTCAAGGTAAACCTATATATTTTGTTAGGGCTATAATTAAGTAA